The Caloenas nicobarica isolate bCalNic1 chromosome 30, bCalNic1.hap1, whole genome shotgun sequence genome contains a region encoding:
- the LOC135999877 gene encoding olfactory receptor 14A16-like produces the protein MTESSLEEKSLQPLPCVHAHRQQVSNSSSITQFLLLAFTDTRELQLLHFWLFLGIYLAALLGNGLIITTIACDQHLHTPMYFFLFNLFFLDLGCISTTVPKSMANSLWDTRDISYTGCVSQVFFLLFAISAECALLTVMSYDRYVAVCKPLHYGTLLGSRACVHMAAAAWASGFVYAGMHKTNTFSLPLCKGNALDQFFCEIPQILKLSCSHSYLREFGLLAFSGFLVLGSFIFILLSYVQIFRAVLRNPSEQGQHKALSTCLPHLAVISLFISTGAFAYLKHHSISSPSLDLVVSILYSVVPPTLNPLIYSLRNQELKDALRKLMTGCFQQP, from the exons atgactgagagctcactggaggagaaatctttgcagcccttgccatg TGTCCATGCCCATCGGCAGCAagtgtccaacagcagctccatcacccagttcctcctcctggcattcacagacacacgggagctgcagctcttgcacttctggctcttcctgggcatctacctggctgccctcctgggcaacggcctcatcatcaccaccatagcctgtgaccagcacctgcacacccccatgtacttctttcttttcaaccTCTTCTTCCTCGActtgggctgcatctccaccactgtccccaaatccatggccaattccctctgggacaccagggacatctCTTACACAGGATGTGTTTCTCaggtctttttccttttatttgcaaTATCAGCAGAGTGTGCccttctcactgtcatgtcctatgaccgtTACGTTGCcgtctgcaaacccctgcactacgggaccctcctgggcagcagagcttgtgtccacatggcagcagctgcctgggccagtgggtttgTCTATGCTGGGATGCACAAAActaatacattttcactgccactgtgcaagggcaatgccctggaccagttcttctgtgaaatcccccagatcctcaagctctcctgctcacactcctacctcagggaattTGGGCTTCTTGCTTTCagtggttttctggttttgggaagttttattttcatcctgctgtcctatgtgcagatcttcagggctgtgctgagaaacccctctgagcagggacagcacaaagccctttccacgtgcctccctcacctggctgtgatCTCCCTGTTTATCAGCACTGGTGCATTTGCCTACCTAAAACAccactccatctcctccccatccctggatctggtggtgtctattctgtactcagtggtacCTCCGACactgaaccccctcatctacagcttgaggaaccaggagctcaaggatgctcTTAGGAAGCTGATGACTGGATGTTTTCAGCAGCCATAG